One part of the Coffea eugenioides isolate CCC68of unplaced genomic scaffold, Ceug_1.0 ScVebR1_78;HRSCAF=398, whole genome shotgun sequence genome encodes these proteins:
- the LOC113758922 gene encoding disease resistance protein RPM1-like, protein MAATVLSFVSNHLATVLREEGSLLGGLRQEVQLIKDELGHMKAFLKVAEAKEDDDPRLQEWIKQVREAAYDIEDVLDEFVLRFAGYRHHGFGGSVQRILKAIKSLRARHQVASEIQSIKSRIKNISGGRQRYQVEFGIDDRVTGSSTMNDSWRYSRDDALLVEEAKLVGIDQPKQHLISKLLEGHDHQLKVVSVVGMGGLGKTTLVKKVHEDPDVRKNFPVRAWVTVSQTCDFPKLLRDLIWQLHKDLDKSVPQFIESISTAELKEFVKDFLQQAGRYAIVFDDVWDVEFWNEIKFALPEGNYGNRVMLTTRNADVASASCTESQDYVYKKEPLSIEDSWTLFCNKIFKGNRCPAHLMDVAKAVLDKCDGLPLAIVAIGGLLASKDVSRIDEWEMLQQSFGGELDGTGELERVKRILSLSYNYLPSHLKPCLLYLSIYPEDYLIKCKRLMLLWIAERFVKWREGMSIEDVAWAYLRELISRSLIQVTEMFYQGSPCICQIHDLMREVILIKAREQNMVTITTGQPMTWPSEKVRRLVVHSSSNSSIIPHHQQRQFYSFEHLRSFITVSSTNPLLSKTFLSEVLRSSKLLKVLELGGEKIEETPTEIFNLLHLTYLCLFDTKVKRVPKAIGKLQHLEYLNLGNTGVRELPVEILKLLKLRKLIVFQQVDLSDMDYGFHGFKGPSKLGGLLALQVLDTIDASSGSVIVKEIGKLTQLRELYITQLRREDGKELCSSLVNLTSLQDLGVDSVGKGDDYEIIDLNHHQHSLSSSSSCSFLQSLRVLIMRGCLEMMPVWITHLQNLVRIDLYTSGLRPEEDPLEFLHHLPNLGEITFCGSYQGERLCFKAGGFLKMKGLWLRRMEGLRKMTIEEGACPHLQRLILKQLPLLEDLPSGIQHLTHLQELCLYEMSSRMMEKVGNQKEDSEDYRRIAHIPEIVIGFYADDGEWRIRRLWGKEKKTILA, encoded by the coding sequence ATGGCAGCAACTGTTCTCTCTTTTGTTTCAAATCATCTCGCAACCGTACTCCGAGAGGAGGGAAGCCTATTGGGAGGGCTTCGACAAGAGGTCCAACTCATCAAGGATGAGTTGGGGCATATGAAAGCTTTCCTCAAAGTGGCTGAAGcaaaagaagatgatgatccCAGGCTCCAAGAATGGATCAAGCAAGTGCGCGAAGCTGCTTATGACATTGAAGATGTTCTCGATGAATTTGTACTTCGCTTTGCTGGCTACCGACATCATGGATTCGGTGGCTCTGTTCAGAGAATTCTCAAAGCCATTAAGAGCTTGCGAGCTCGTCATCAGGTTGCCAGTGAAATTCAAAGCATAAAGTCCAGGATCAAAAATATTTCAGGAGGACGTCAGAGATACCAAGTTGAATTTGGCATCGATGACCGTGTCACTGGATCTTCAACCATGAACGACTCATGGCGCTATAGCAGAGATGACGCACTTCTAGTGGAGGAAGCAAAATTGGTTGGCATTGACCAGCCCAAACAACATCTGATTTCTAAGCTTCTCGAGGGGCACGATCACCAACTCAAAGTTGTTTCAGTGGTTGGAATGGGAGGACTCGGGAAAACTACCCTAGTCAAAAAGGTCCATGAAGATCCAGATGTTAGAAAGAATTTCCCAGTTCGTGCCTGGGTAACCGTCTCTCAAACATGCGACTTTCCAAAGCTCCTGAGAGACTTGATTTGGCAGTTACACAAGGACTTGGACAAATCAGTCCCACAATTCATCGAGTCTATATCTACCGCTGAGCTGAAAGAatttgtcaaagattttcttcaacaagctGGAAGGTATGCAATTGTGTTCGATGACGTATGGGACGTGGAATTTTGGAATGAAATCAAATTTGCACTGCCTGAGGGTAACTACGGCAATCGTGTCATGCTAACAACACGAAATGCCGATGTAGCCTCTGCCTCTTGCACAGAATCTCAGGATTATGTCTACAAAAAGGAGccactatcaattgaggattcgTGGACCCTATTTTGTAACAAGATCTTTAAAGGAAATCGTTGCCCCGCCCACCTGATGGATGTTGCAAAAGCTGTATTGGACAAATGTGACGGTTTGCCTTTGGCGATTGTTGCGATCGGTGGGCTCTTGGCTTCGAAGGACGTGAGCAGAATAGATGAATGGGAGATGCTTCAACAGAGTTTTGGGGGTGAATTAGATGGCACCGGTGAGCTAGAGAGAGTTAAAAGGATACTTTCTCTGAGTTACAATTATCTGCCTTCGCATCTCAAACCCTGTTTGTTGTATTTAAGCATTTATCCGGAGGATTATCTAATAAAATGCAAAAGACTGATGCTCTTATGGATTGCTGAAAGATTTGTAAAATGGAGAGAAGGAATGAGTATTGAAGATGTAGCCTGGGCTTATCTCAGAGAACTCATCAGCAGAAGCCTAATTCAAGTAACTGAAATGTTTTATCAAGGATCACCCTGCATATGTCAAATCCATGACCTAATGAGAGAAGTTATTCTCATCAAGGCAAGGGAACAAAACATGGTTACAATTACTACTGGACAACCAATGACGTGGCCATCTGAGAAGGTACGCCGTCTAGTGGTCCATAGTAGTAGTAACAGCAGCATCATCCCACACCACCAACAAAGAcaattttattcctttgaacACCTTCGATCATTCATCACAGTTAGTTCCACCAACCCATTACTATCCAAAACTTTCCTATCTGAAGTTTTAAGGAGTAGTAAGTTGCTAAAGGTTTTGGAATTGGGAGGGGAAAAGATCGAGGAAACACCAACTGAGATTTTCAACTTGTTGCACCTCACATATCTGTGCCTATTTGATACAAAAGTGAAAAGAGTCCCGAAAGCCATTGGAAAGCTTCAACATTTGGAATATCTGAATTTGGGGAACACTGGAGTTAGGGAATTACCCGTGGAAATCCTAAAGCTGCTAAAGCTTCGGAAGCTCATTGTATTCCAACAAGTTGATCTCTCCGATATGGATTATGGATTTCATGGGTTTAAAGGTCCATCAAAATTGGGAGGGCTTCTCGCCCTACAAGTGTTAGACACCATCGATGCAAGTAGTGGGTCTGTAATAGTTAAAGAGATAGGAAAATTGACCCAATTAAGAGAGTTATATATTACACAGTTGAGAAGAGAAGATGGAAAGGAGCTCTGCTCCTCCCTTGTCAACCTCACCAGTCTTCAGGATTTAGGTGTTGATTCAGTTGGAAAAGGTGATGATTATGAGATAATCGATCTAAATCATCATCAacattctctttcttcttcttcttcttgttcgtTTCTTCAATCTCTTCGTGTGCTAATTATGCGTGGCTGCTTAGAAATGATGCCAGTATGGATAACTCATCTTCAAAACTTGGTAAGAATAGATTTGTACACGAGTGGGTTAAGGCCTGAGGAGGATCCGCTTGAATTCCTCCACCATTTGCCCAATTTGGGTGAAATTACTTTCTGTGGATCTTACCAGGGAGAAAGGTTGTGTTTCAAGGCTGGAGGGTTCCTAAAGATGAAAGGGTTGTGGCTAAGGAGAATGGAAGGATTGAGAAAGATGACAATCGAGGAGGGTGCATGCCCTCATCTCCAAAGACTAATTCTGAAACAGCTTCCATTACTAGAGGACTTACCTTCCGGAATTCAGCACCTGACCCATCTTCAAGAGCTGTGTTTGTATGAGATGAGTTCTCGAATGATGGAAAAGGTGGGGAATCAAAAGGAAGACAGTGAAGATTACAGAAGAATAGCACACATTCCTGAAATTGTCATTGGTTTCTATGCCGATGATGGGGAATGGAGAATCCGCCGGCTATGGGggaaggagaagaaaacaaTTCTTGCCTAG
- the LOC113758932 gene encoding uncharacterized protein LOC113758932: protein MGIFSWFKGTKNDTNSKPATQKSEPVKTQSASEVPGMNGAVEVRRPGPPPADITVFEFGSVAASADKVTLAGFCPVSDELEPCCWEILPAQGSDAPQFRVVF from the coding sequence ATGGGTATTTTTTCATGGTTCAAGGGAACCAAAAACGATACCAACTCCAAACCCGCGACCCAAAAATCCGAACCGGTGAAAACCCAATCCGCTTCTGAAGTTCCAGGCATGAACGGAGCAGTGGAGGTCCGACGGCCAGGCCCACCACCAGCTGATATCACCGTTTTCGAATTCGGTTCCGTTGCCGCTTCTGCCGATAAGGTCACCCTCGCCGGCTTCTGCCCTGTTTCCGACGAGCTCGAACCTTGCTGCTGGGAGATTCTGCCGGCTCAAGGCTCCGACGCCCCTCAATTTCGCGTAGTCTTTTGA
- the LOC113758923 gene encoding disease resistance protein RPM1-like, translating to MAATVVSFVSNHLATLLREEGSLLGGLRKEVQLIKDELGHMKAFLKVAEAKEDDDPRLQEWINQVREAAYDIEDVLDEFVLRFAGYRHHGFCGSLQRILKAIKSLRARHQVASEIQSIKSRIKNISEGRQRYQVEFGIDHRVTGSSTMNDSWRYSRDDAFLVEEAKLVGIDQPKQHLISKLLEGHDHQLKVISVVGMAGLGKTTLVKKVHEDPDVRKNFPVRAWVTVSQTCDFPKLLRDLIWQLHKELNKSVPQFIESISIIELKKFVKDFLQQAGRYAIVFDDVWDVEFWNEIKFALPEGNYGNRVMLTIRKADVASASCTESQDYVYKKKPLSIEDSWTLFCNKIFKGNRCPTHLMDVAKAVLDKCDGLPLAIVAIGGLLASKDVSRIDEWEMIQHSLGGELEGTGKLERVKRILSLSYNDLPSHLKPCLLYLSIYPEDYLIDCQTLIPLWIAEKFVEWREGMSIEDVAWGYLSELISRSLIQAAKVFYEGLPDKCQIYDLLREVILIKSREQNMVTVTTGQPMTWPSEKVRRLALHSSSNSSNIQYHQQRQFYSFEHLRSFIAVSSTNPLLSKTFLSEVLRSSKLLKVLDLRGEEIEETPNEIFSLLHLTYLSLYGTKVARVPRAIGKLQHLEHLNLGNTGVRELPVEILKLLKLRHLRVYQQVDPSDSDYGYHGFKGPSKLGGLLALQRLNTIDASSGSVIVKEIGKLTQLRVLYITQLRREDGKELCSSLVNLTSLQQLRIASVGKGYDFEIIDLNHHQRSLFFFFFLFVSSISSFATSAWPLRNDASMDHSSSKLGEGLCFKAGGFQKLKWLWLKKMEGLRWMAVEEGACPHLQRLILPRLPSLEDLPSGIQHLSHLQELYLYEMSSQLMEKVGNQKEDSEDYRRIAHIPEIDIGFYADDGEWIIRRLWGKK from the exons ATGGCAGCAACTGTTGTCTCTTTTGTTTCAAATCATCTCGCAACCTTACTCCGAGAGGAGGGAAGCCTATTGGGAGGGCTTCGAAAAGAGGTCCAACTAATCAAGGATGAGTTGGGGCATATGAAAGCTTTCCTCAAAGTGGCTGAAGcaaaagaagatgatgatccCAGGCTCCAAGAATGGATCAACCAAGTGCGCGAAGCTGCTTATGACATTGAAGATGTTCTCGATGAATTTGTACTGCGCTTTGCTGGCTACCGACATCATGGATTCTGTGGCTCTCTTCAGAGAATTCTCAAAGCCATTAAGAGCTTGCGAGCTCGTCATCAGGTTGCCAGTGAAATTCAAAGCATAAAGTCCAGGATCAAAAATATTTCAGAAGGACGTCAGAGATACCAAGTTGAATTTGGCATCGACCACCGTGTCACTGGATCTTCAACCATGAACGACTCATGGCGCTATAGCAGGGATGATGCATTTCTAGTGGAGGAAGCAAAATTGGTTGGCATTGACCAGCCCAAACAACATCTGATTTCTAAGCTTCTCGAGGGGCACGACCACCAACTCAAAGTTATTTCAGTGGTTGGTATGGCTGGACTAGGGAAAACTACCCTAGTCAAAAAGGTCCATGAAGATCCAGATGTTAGAAAGAATTTCCCAGTTCGTGCCTGGGTAACCGTCTCTCAAACATGCGACTTTCCGAAGCTCCTGAGAGACTTGATTTGGCAGTTGCACAAGGAATTGAACAAATCAGTCCCACAATTCATCGAATCTATTTCTATCATTGAGTTGAAAAAatttgtcaaagattttcttcaacaagctGGAAGGTATGCAATTGTGTTCGATGACGTGTGGGACGTGGAATTTTGGAATGAAATCAAATTTGCACTGCCTGAGGGTAACTACGGCAATCGCGTCATGCTAACAATACGAAAAGCCGATGTAGCCTCTGCCTCTTGCACAGAATCTCAGGATTATGTCTACAAAAAGAAGCCACTATCAATTGAAGATTCGTGGACCCTATTTTGTAACAAGATCTTTAAAGGAAATCGTTGCCCCACCCACCTGATGGATGTTGCAAAAGCTGTATTGGACAAATGTGACGGTTTGCCTTTGGCGATTGTTGCGATCGGTGGGCTCTTGGCTTCGAAGGACGTGAGCAGAATAGATGAATGGGAGATGATTCAACACAGTCTTGGGGGTGAATTAGAAGGCACCGGTAAATTAGAGAGAGTTAAAAGAATACTTTCTCTGAGTTACAACGATCTGCCTTCGCATCTCAAACCCTGTCTGTTGTATTTAAGCATTTATCCGGAGGATTATCTAATAGACTGCCAGACACTGATTCCCTTATGGATTGCTGAAAAATTTGTAGAATGGAGAGAAGGAATGAGTATTGAAGATGTAGCCTGGGGTTATCTTAGTGAACTCATCAGTAGAAGCCTAATTCAAGCAGCTAAAGTGTTTTATGAAGGATTGCCCGACAAGTGTCAAATCTATGACCTATTGAGAGAAGTTATTCTCATCAAGTCAAGGGAACAAAACATGGTGACAGTTACTACTGGACAACCAATGACGTGGCCATCTGAGAAGGTACGCCGTCTAGCACTCCATAGTAGTAGTAACAGCAGCAACATCCAATACCACCAACAAAGAcaattttattcctttgaacACCTTCGATCATTCATCGCAGTTAGTTCCACCAACCCATTACTGTCCAAAACTTTCCTATCTGAGGTTCTAAGGAGCAGTAAGTTGCTAAAGGTTTTGGATTTGAGAGGTGAAGAGATAGAGGAAACACCAAATGAGATTTTCAGCTTGTTGCATCTCACGTATCTGAGCCTATATGGTACAAAAGTGGCAAGAGTCCCGAGAGCAATTGGAAAGCTTCAACATTTGGAACATCTGAATTTGGGGAACACTGGAGTTAGGGAATTACCCGTGGAAATCCTAAAGCTGCTAAAGCTTCGGCATCTCAGAGTATATCAACAAGTTGATCCCTCAGATAGTGATTATGGATATCATGGGTTTAAAGGTCCGTCAAAATTGGGAGGGCTTCTCGCTCTACAAAGGTTAAACACCATAGATGCAAGTAGTGGGTCTGTAATAGTTAAAGAGATAGGAAAATTGACCCAATTAAGAGTGTTATATATTACACAGTTGAGAAGAGAAGATGGAAAGGAGCTCTGCTCCTCCCTTGTCAACCTCACCAGCCTTCAGCAATTAAGGATTGCTTCAGTTGGAAAAGGTTATGATTTTGAGATAATCGATCTAAATCATCATCAacgttctcttttcttcttcttcttcttgttcgtTTCTTCAATCTCTTCGTTTGCTACTAGTGCGTGGCCGCTTAGAAACGATGCCAGTATGGATCACTCATCTTCAAAACTTG GAGAAGGGTTATGTTTCAAGGCTGGAGGGTTCCAAAAGCTGAAATGGTTGTGGTTAAAGAAAATGGAAGGGTTGAGATGGATGGCAGTGGAGGAGGGTGCATGCCCTCATCTCCAAAGACTAATTCTTCCTCGACTTCCATCACTAGAGGACTTACCTTCGGGAATTCAGCACTTGAGCCATCTTCAAGAGCTTTATTTGTATGAGATGAGTTCTCAACTGATGGAAAAGGTAGGGAATCAAAAGGAAGACAGTGAAGATTACAGAAGAATAGCACACATTCCTGAAATTGACATTGGTTTCTATGCCGATGATGGGGAATGGATAATCCGCCGGCTGTGGGGGAAGAAGTAG